Proteins encoded within one genomic window of Humulus lupulus chromosome 1, drHumLupu1.1, whole genome shotgun sequence:
- the LOC133828722 gene encoding uncharacterized protein LOC133828722: MSWDEFRELFNQKYYSNALRVAKVNEFTSLVQGSMSVTEYALKFDRLAKFAPNLVPTNASKQDRFFQRLNAMIAWYVRITSLTRKVVQNIHLFSGSLLGVSRGGLGISEIVDSMEERGINMLFVLGGNGTHAGANVIHKEEARALLGRLEYQKGNIEAALHVFEGIDIAAVTPRMKGSISRRCEQNRHRSQSDSVPPMSMHAVSLLLEAVLLKEKSLQGLGRYEGISFT, translated from the exons atgagttgggatgagttcagagAACTGTTTAACCAAAAGTATTACAGCAATGCGCTTAGAGTGGCGAAAGTAAACGAGTTTACTAGTTTGGTGCAGGGCAGtatgtcagtcactgagtatgccttgaagtttgatagactagcTAAATTTGCACCGAATTTGGTGCCTACTAATGCATCAAAACAGGATAGATTTTTTCAGAggctaaatgctatgatagcctggtaTGTTCGAATTACGTCG CTAACCCGAAAAGTGGTCCAaaacattcacctattcagtgGAAGCTTGTTAGGAGTTTCACGTGGAGGACTAGGCATAAGTGAAATCGTGGACAGCATGGAG GAAAGAGGAATCAACATGCTTTTTGTGCTGGGTGGGAACGGAACTCATGCTGGGGCAAATGTAATTCACAAAGAG GAAGCAAGAGCTCTACTAGGAAGACTTGAGTATCAAAAGGGTAACATAGAAGCTGCACTTCATGTATTTGAAGGAATAGACATTGCTGCAGTGACTCCTAGGATGAAAGGATCCATTTCTAGAAGATGTGAACAAAATAGACACCGTTCACAAAGTGATTCTGTCCCACCTATGTCCATGCACGCTGTTAGTCTGCTCCTTGAAGCTGTTCTTCTCAAAGAAAAATCATTGCAAGGCCTTGGACGATATGAAGGTATTTCCTTTACCTAA